A window from Thunnus albacares chromosome 19, fThuAlb1.1, whole genome shotgun sequence encodes these proteins:
- the pygo2 gene encoding pygopus homolog 2 isoform X1, with protein sequence MAAESGRLLAGQGKRSKASQMKSPEKKKARKSTTQAAGFSHLTEFAPPPTPMVDHLVASNPFDDDFGPPSRPSGAGGPGGAPFLPSPGAGGGGGYGGGGRMSMGFMGGPAGPGGGQPGRRPPFGPPANAGPHHQLGFGGMPGFGGGGGSGSGGGGGGGGGFPPGGPSQFNIPPNFSPPMHPGPGFNPMLSPGAMGGPGGGGPPHPRFGMPPQQQHGQGGHPFNSPPLPGGGGPRGPPHGPMPPMGGMGPGPGMNMMSGMGGGPGGNMVGGLPGMPPQGQFPPSQDGSYPGPSPPGPGNEDGKNFGGGGPPPGPQQQQQQQQQQQQLNLNPNGPPPNNTTPGPPPNSGPPQAGGGFPGHPDVQQPNANTSGQPPSAPPQHNPNSSPTGPLNGSGQPQHPPPNQLQPPSNTNTPNSNNSTQQQQQSTPPNSAPGSTPHSQQNNTPGAGGPMSNAASNSGQNSMTNNNGGNTPGSNPNPPSNSTSTPNTQSPLPPGPAAPSTGPGSGPGKPGGPGMVFPCGLCMAEVHDDQDAILCEASCQRWFHRDCTGLTEPAYGLLTRESAAVWACDFCIKTKDIQAVFVRQGLGQLVAANES encoded by the exons ATGGCTGCCGAATCGGGGAGACTACTGGCGGGACAAGGAAAACGAAGCAAAG CTTCACAGATGAAGAGCCCGGAGAAGAAGAAGGCGAGGAAATCTACGACACAG GCGGCAGGGTTCTCTCACCTCACTGAGTTTGCACCTCCTCCGACCCCCATGGTGGACCACCTGGTCGCCTCCAACCCCTTCGACGATGACTTTGGGCCCCCGTCTCGACCTAGTGGGGCAGGTGGACCAGGTGGAGCTCCATTTCTTCCAAGTCCAGGTGCAGGCGGAGGAGGTGGGTATGGAGGAGGTGGAAGAATGAGCATGGGCTTCATGGGAGGCCCGGCAGGACCAGGCGGCGGCCAGCCTGGGCGGAGGCCACCATTCGGCCCTCCAGCTAATGCTGGACCTCACCACCAGCTAGGCTTTGGAGGAATGCCTGGCTTTGGGGGGGGCGGTGGGAGCGGcagtgggggaggaggaggaggaggcggtggATTCCCCCCTGGTGGCCCTTCTCAGTTCAATATACCACCAAACTTCAGTCCACCCATGCACCCCGGGCCAGGATTCAACCCCATGTTGTCTCCAGGAGCTATGGGAGGTCCCGGAGGAGGTGGGCCACCCCACCCTCGATTTGGTATgcctccacagcagcagcacggACAGGGTGGGCACCCATTCAACAGCCCCCCATTACCTGGTGGTGGAGGCCCCAGAGGGCCCCCACATGGGCCCATGCCTCCCATGGGTGGCATGGGGCCTGGTCCAGGGATGAACATGATGAGTGGCATGGGTGGTGGCCCCGGAGGCAACATGGTGGGAGGCTTACCAGGTATGCCCCCTCAAGGACAATTCCCTCCCTCACAGGATGGCTCCTATCCTGGCCCTAGTCCACCAGGACCAGGCAACGAGGATGGAAAGAACTTCGGGGGTGGAGGGCCACCGCCTGggcctcagcagcagcagcagcagcagcagcagcagcaacagcttaACCTAAATCCCAATGGCCCCCCTCCTAATAATACCACTCCTGGCCCTCCTCCTAACTCTGGCCCACCACAGGCTGGGGGAGGCTTCCCTGGCCACCCTGACGTCCAGCAGCCCAATGCCAACACATCCGGTCAGCCTCCCTCAGCACCACCACAGCATAACCCCAACTCCTCTCCAACTGGTCCCCTGAATGGATCGGGTCAGCCCCAGCATCCACCACCCAATCAGCTCCAACCCCCCAGCAATACAAACACCCCCAATTCTAACAACTCtacgcagcagcagcaacaatcCACTCCACCTAACTCTGCCCCTGGCTCCACCCCTCACAGCCAGCAGAACAACACTCCTGGTGCTGGTGGTCCCATGTCAAATGCTGCTTCTAATTCAGGTCAGAACAGCATGACCAACAACAACGGAGGCAACACTCCTGGCAGCAACCCCAATCCCCCCTCTAACTCCACCTCGACCCCGAACACCCAGTCTCCCCTGCCCCCTGGCCCTGCCGCCCCCTCGACCGGGCCAGGTTCTGGCCCCGGAAAACCCGGGGGCCCGGGGATGGTATTTCCTTGCGGTCTCTGTATGGCAGAGGTGCATGACGACCAGGACGCCATCCTGTGCGAGGCATCGTGCCAACGCTGGTTCCACCGTGACTGCACAGGTCTGACAGAGCCAGCGTACGGGCTGCTGACTCGAGAGAGCGCCGCTGTTTGGGCCTGTGACTTCTGCATCAAGACAAAGGACATCCAGGCTGTGTTTGTGCGCCAGGGATTAGGCCAGCTGGTGGCAGCTAATGAGAGTTGA
- the s100s gene encoding S100 calcium binding protein S: MPDTIMSKEPSSNLESAMQMLIKTFHKYSGKEGDKYTLSRGELKELLLEELGSYLGNSKDNEAVEKVMNDLDANNDGEVDFTEFIILMGALTVACNDFFLEFKTDEKPKDSETAEKKD; the protein is encoded by the exons ATGCCGGACACAAT CATGTCCAAGGAGCCCAGTTCCAACCTGGAGAGTGCCATGCAGATGCTCATAAAAACCTTCCACAAGTACTCAGGGAAGGAAGGCGACAAGTACACACTGAGCAGGGGTGAACTGAAGGAGCTGCTACTAGAGGAGCTGGGAAGCTACTTAGGG AACTCCAAAGATAATGAAGCAGTTGAGAAGGTGATGAACGACTTGGACGCCAACAACGATGGGGAGGTGGACTTCACTGAGTTCATCATCCTGATGGGCGCCCTCACAGTCGCCTGCAATGACTTCTTCCTGGAGTTCAAAACAGATGAGAAACCAAAAGACAGCGAGACGGCAGAGAAGAAAGATTGA
- the LOC122969713 gene encoding SH2 domain-containing adapter protein E-like yields the protein MAKWFKEFPINLKNGTDRIRSVSESGSQPRASKAGLVASIGTKSAGSKTGHRKNSSTDSTGGGGGGGGGGGGVGSLLSGRNRKNSAIDLSRNGVGSPKDGKVWDSLLSGKSRKNSKAEPVFEEQQRPLKNSASANAYISRLIRVDKQDKSPNFNSGTITNQVVPEAEKPAQCKSETVIILEDYADPFDAQKTREQREAERVGENDGYMEPYDAQQMITEIRRRGSKDLLKVCLLMEGSEGTVAVEESQPATLQIYDVPYEGSGDGEKTAITRPELDPRPSTEYELPWEWKKEHIVKTLSAQFDSPERSVKDETPHLTLTRQPQHLPAQPPQHQHLRQKSWTQKILKSTTHTLSPSSSNPGSSPETEACCVDPTLPLDKQSWYHGCVTRQEAEFQLQSCKEASFLVRNSESDNSKYSIALKTSQGCVHIIVAQTKENGYTLDQSSCVFPSIPEVVHHYCTQRLPFNGAEHMTLLHPVSRIH from the exons ATGGCAAAGTGGTTCAAGGAGTTCCCCATCAATCTGAAGAATGGTACCGACAGGATCCGCTCAGTCTCCGAATCAGGCTCACAACCAAGAGCCAGTAAAGCCGGGCTGGTGGCCAGCATTGGTACCAAATCTGCAGGCTCTAAAACGGGTCATCGCAAAAACTCCTCTACTGACAGTacaggcggaggaggaggaggaggaggtggtggtggtggagttgGATCTCTCCTGTCCGGGAGAAACCGCAAGAACTCAGCCATAGACTTGAGTAGAAACGGTGTTGGTtcccctaaagatggaaaagtTTGGGACAGCCTCCTGTCTGGGAAGAGTCGCAAGAACTCCAAAGCGGAGCCAGTGTTTGAGGAGCAGCAAAGACCTCTGAAAAACTCCGCATCCGCCAACGCGTACATCAGCCGGCTGATCCGAGTGGACAAACAGGATAAAAGCCCCAACTTCAACAGCGGTACCATCACTAATCAAGTGGTACCGGAAGCAGAGAAACCAGCTCAGTGCAAATCAGAAACA GTGATCATCCTTGAGGATTATGCAGATCCCTTTGATGCTCAGAAGACCAGAGAgcaaagagaggcagagagagttGGGGAGAATGATGGTTACATGGAGCCTTACGATGCCCAGCAGATGATTACCG AGATCAGACGTCGAGGATCCAAAGACCTGCTGAAGGTGTGTTTGTTGATGGAGGGGAGTGAGGGAACCGTGGCAGTGGAGGAAAGTCAGCCTGCGACATTACAGATCTACGATGTCCCGTATGAGGGAAGCGGTGACGGTGAGAAGACGGCAATCACAAGGCCAGAGCTGGATCCTCGTCCCTCTACTGAGTACGAGCTGCCCTGGGAGTGGAAAAAGGAACATATTGTCAAAACTCTGTCAG CACAGTTTGACAGCCCTGAACGGTCAGTCAAAGACGAGACACCTCACCTCACGCTCACTAGGCAGCCGCAACATCTGCCAGCACAGCCACCGCAGCATCAGCACCTGAGGCAGAAAAGCTGGACCCAGAAGATCCTGAAATCCACCACTCACACCCTGTCCCCTTCCTCCTCCAACCCCGGAAGCAGCCCTGAAACTGAGGCCTGCTGTGTTGACCCCACCCTGCCCCTGGACAAACAGAG CTGGTACCACGGCTGTGTGACTCGGCAGGAGGCGGAGTTCCAGCTGCAGTCCTGCAAAGAGGCCAGCTTCCTGGTCAGGAACAGCGAGTCGGACAACAGCAAGTACTCCATCGCCCTCAA AACGAGCCAAGGCTGCGTTCATATCATTGTTGCCCAGACCAAAGAAAACGGCTACACCCTGGACCAGAGCAGCTGCGTGTTCCCCAGCATCCCAGAGGTGGTGCACCACTACTGCACTCAGCGCCTGCCTTTCAATGGCGCCGAGCACATGACCCTGCTGCACCCAGTGTCTCGCATCCATTAA
- the s100u gene encoding S100 calcium binding protein U — protein sequence MEAAIQTVVKVFLKSTKGKESLGPKEFQGLVKSQLSNILSDTESKEAVNNMGQGLDANKDGKVGFEEYMKLVGYLAVSLSEQRVLAKEEEPAQNSASGQVAQSVPDKEEEKPEANAEAKEEAKPEVKEEAKAEATAEVKIEPKADGNVDIKVEAKAEGETQPEAAKEEEKPVAVVEAAADAAGVAVEEAVKEVEKVEETEKVEEATKEAAAAGEEDGEKKTEEATS from the exons ATGGAGGCAGCCATTCAGACCGTGGTGAAGGTCTTCCTGAAGTCAACCAAGGGAAAGGAGAGTCTAGGACCAAAAGAGTTCCAGGGCCTCGTCAAGAGCCAGCTCAGCAACATCCTGTCG GACACAGAGAGCAAGGAGGCGGTCAACAACATGGGCCAGGGACTGGATGCTAACAAAGATGGCAAGGTTGGCTTTGAGGAGTACATGAAGCTGGTCGGCTACCTGGCAGTCTCGCTCAGCGAGCAGCGTGTCCTTGccaaagaagaggagcctgCCCAAAACTCTGCATCCGGACAAGTGGCACAAAGCGTCCCggacaaagaggaggagaagccaGAGGCAAACGCAGAGGCAAAGGAGGAAGCAAAGCCAGAGGTGAAGGAAGAGGCGAAGGCAGAAGCAACTGCAGAAGTAAAGATAGAACCAAAAGCAGACGGAAATGTAGATATTAAGGTTGAAGCAAAGGCAGAAGGAGAGACGCAGCCCGAAGCagcaaaggaggaggagaagccaGTGGCGGTAGTGGAAGCAGCGGCAGATGCGGCTGGAGTGGCGGTGGAAGAGGCAGTGAAAGAGGTGGAGAAGGTGGAGGAGACAGAAAAGGTGGAGGAAGCTACGAAGGAGGCGGCTGCAGCTGGGGAGGAAGATGGGGAAAAGAAGACAGAGGAGGCAACCTCATAG
- the pygo2 gene encoding pygopus homolog 2 isoform X2, translating into MKSPEKKKARKSTTQAAGFSHLTEFAPPPTPMVDHLVASNPFDDDFGPPSRPSGAGGPGGAPFLPSPGAGGGGGYGGGGRMSMGFMGGPAGPGGGQPGRRPPFGPPANAGPHHQLGFGGMPGFGGGGGSGSGGGGGGGGGFPPGGPSQFNIPPNFSPPMHPGPGFNPMLSPGAMGGPGGGGPPHPRFGMPPQQQHGQGGHPFNSPPLPGGGGPRGPPHGPMPPMGGMGPGPGMNMMSGMGGGPGGNMVGGLPGMPPQGQFPPSQDGSYPGPSPPGPGNEDGKNFGGGGPPPGPQQQQQQQQQQQQLNLNPNGPPPNNTTPGPPPNSGPPQAGGGFPGHPDVQQPNANTSGQPPSAPPQHNPNSSPTGPLNGSGQPQHPPPNQLQPPSNTNTPNSNNSTQQQQQSTPPNSAPGSTPHSQQNNTPGAGGPMSNAASNSGQNSMTNNNGGNTPGSNPNPPSNSTSTPNTQSPLPPGPAAPSTGPGSGPGKPGGPGMVFPCGLCMAEVHDDQDAILCEASCQRWFHRDCTGLTEPAYGLLTRESAAVWACDFCIKTKDIQAVFVRQGLGQLVAANES; encoded by the exons ATGAAGAGCCCGGAGAAGAAGAAGGCGAGGAAATCTACGACACAG GCGGCAGGGTTCTCTCACCTCACTGAGTTTGCACCTCCTCCGACCCCCATGGTGGACCACCTGGTCGCCTCCAACCCCTTCGACGATGACTTTGGGCCCCCGTCTCGACCTAGTGGGGCAGGTGGACCAGGTGGAGCTCCATTTCTTCCAAGTCCAGGTGCAGGCGGAGGAGGTGGGTATGGAGGAGGTGGAAGAATGAGCATGGGCTTCATGGGAGGCCCGGCAGGACCAGGCGGCGGCCAGCCTGGGCGGAGGCCACCATTCGGCCCTCCAGCTAATGCTGGACCTCACCACCAGCTAGGCTTTGGAGGAATGCCTGGCTTTGGGGGGGGCGGTGGGAGCGGcagtgggggaggaggaggaggaggcggtggATTCCCCCCTGGTGGCCCTTCTCAGTTCAATATACCACCAAACTTCAGTCCACCCATGCACCCCGGGCCAGGATTCAACCCCATGTTGTCTCCAGGAGCTATGGGAGGTCCCGGAGGAGGTGGGCCACCCCACCCTCGATTTGGTATgcctccacagcagcagcacggACAGGGTGGGCACCCATTCAACAGCCCCCCATTACCTGGTGGTGGAGGCCCCAGAGGGCCCCCACATGGGCCCATGCCTCCCATGGGTGGCATGGGGCCTGGTCCAGGGATGAACATGATGAGTGGCATGGGTGGTGGCCCCGGAGGCAACATGGTGGGAGGCTTACCAGGTATGCCCCCTCAAGGACAATTCCCTCCCTCACAGGATGGCTCCTATCCTGGCCCTAGTCCACCAGGACCAGGCAACGAGGATGGAAAGAACTTCGGGGGTGGAGGGCCACCGCCTGggcctcagcagcagcagcagcagcagcagcagcagcaacagcttaACCTAAATCCCAATGGCCCCCCTCCTAATAATACCACTCCTGGCCCTCCTCCTAACTCTGGCCCACCACAGGCTGGGGGAGGCTTCCCTGGCCACCCTGACGTCCAGCAGCCCAATGCCAACACATCCGGTCAGCCTCCCTCAGCACCACCACAGCATAACCCCAACTCCTCTCCAACTGGTCCCCTGAATGGATCGGGTCAGCCCCAGCATCCACCACCCAATCAGCTCCAACCCCCCAGCAATACAAACACCCCCAATTCTAACAACTCtacgcagcagcagcaacaatcCACTCCACCTAACTCTGCCCCTGGCTCCACCCCTCACAGCCAGCAGAACAACACTCCTGGTGCTGGTGGTCCCATGTCAAATGCTGCTTCTAATTCAGGTCAGAACAGCATGACCAACAACAACGGAGGCAACACTCCTGGCAGCAACCCCAATCCCCCCTCTAACTCCACCTCGACCCCGAACACCCAGTCTCCCCTGCCCCCTGGCCCTGCCGCCCCCTCGACCGGGCCAGGTTCTGGCCCCGGAAAACCCGGGGGCCCGGGGATGGTATTTCCTTGCGGTCTCTGTATGGCAGAGGTGCATGACGACCAGGACGCCATCCTGTGCGAGGCATCGTGCCAACGCTGGTTCCACCGTGACTGCACAGGTCTGACAGAGCCAGCGTACGGGCTGCTGACTCGAGAGAGCGCCGCTGTTTGGGCCTGTGACTTCTGCATCAAGACAAAGGACATCCAGGCTGTGTTTGTGCGCCAGGGATTAGGCCAGCTGGTGGCAGCTAATGAGAGTTGA